In a single window of the Candidatus Gorgyraea atricola genome:
- a CDS encoding tail fiber domain-containing protein, translated as MKKHIAVIAVITSLVFLMPAGAMAADVEAKLSTNNGSTAFEVQDSGDAAVVSVDSLGNMAVNGNVGIGTTSPFSRLHSIASGFSDNSLIIDHGLYTAGDNLKWAFTQSAFQGHLGIYKHTDTGGITGGLIMEIRTNGDVYVGGNLVHSSDVRLKKNISTIDSALNKVMLMRGVEFDWRDREGHQIGIVAQELEGVVPELVKTNSDGYKGVTYSNIAAILIEAIKEQQRIIEDQGIKLDNINARLQMYGDNF; from the coding sequence ATGAAAAAGCATATCGCAGTAATCGCAGTAATCACAAGTCTAGTCTTTCTTATGCCAGCAGGAGCAATGGCCGCTGATGTCGAGGCCAAGCTTAGCACCAATAATGGCTCAACTGCATTTGAAGTCCAGGACTCAGGAGATGCCGCTGTAGTCTCGGTTGATTCACTCGGAAATATGGCGGTTAACGGTAACGTCGGCATCGGCACGACCAGCCCTTTTTCTAGATTACATTCTATAGCTTCAGGTTTTTCAGATAATAGCTTAATAATAGATCACGGTCTATATACTGCTGGTGATAATCTGAAATGGGCGTTTACCCAAAGTGCATTTCAAGGACATCTCGGGATTTATAAACATACAGACACTGGTGGAATTACAGGAGGACTGATAATGGAGATCAGAACAAATGGTGACGTTTATGTAGGCGGCAACCTAGTTCATTCCAGCGATGTGAGGCTAAAGAAAAACATCAGTACAATAGATTCTGCCCTGAATAAGGTAATGCTAATGCGCGGTGTTGAATTTGATTGGCGGGACAGGGAAGGCCATCAGATCGGTATTGTCGCCCAGGAACTCGAAGGGGTAGTCCCTGAATTAGTCAAAACAAATAGTGATGGATACAAGGGAGTGACATACTCAAATATAGCAGCCATCCTGATCGAGGCTATCAAAGAGCAGCAAAGAATCATCGAAGACCAAGGAATAAAACTCGATAATATCAATGCAAGACTGCAGATGTATGGAGATAATTTTTAG
- a CDS encoding DUF1573 domain-containing protein, with the protein MLRKVVEGYGRLQRVVLVLVIIALLPTMAYAAPKVEIVTEDLELGRIKKAKVMKKTITAKNTGDEVAVIKAVTADCGCMAIVDEGKKSLEPGEDMQIKVKIDTNKVHGKFSKHVYVHYQDPDKEPAIWSVTGKAPGKAKKHGAVKEPVFPKQEQYDQTPLKIFFTLGCNDCRDIMDKFLPSLAKKYYKKISVEAYNIDTREGLAHFLAIQDEYAKEELWNPTPPTVFIDGKFLSGKKEIKRKLKKIIKGL; encoded by the coding sequence ATGTTACGTAAGGTTGTGGAAGGTTATGGAAGGTTACAAAGGGTTGTACTGGTGCTGGTGATTATTGCGCTATTACCTACAATGGCCTATGCTGCGCCGAAAGTGGAGATCGTGACTGAGGATTTGGAGCTGGGGAGGATAAAGAAGGCTAAGGTCATGAAGAAGACGATTACAGCGAAGAATACAGGGGATGAAGTAGCTGTGATAAAGGCAGTTACTGCTGACTGCGGATGCATGGCAATAGTGGATGAAGGCAAGAAAAGCCTTGAGCCAGGTGAAGACATGCAGATAAAGGTAAAGATTGACACAAACAAGGTGCATGGCAAATTCTCAAAGCATGTGTATGTGCATTATCAAGATCCTGATAAGGAGCCGGCCATATGGAGTGTGACTGGCAAGGCGCCTGGCAAAGCCAAAAAGCATGGCGCAGTGAAAGAGCCTGTTTTTCCGAAGCAGGAGCAGTATGATCAAACACCGCTCAAGATTTTTTTCACGCTCGGTTGCAATGACTGCCGCGATATAATGGATAAGTTTTTGCCGAGCTTAGCAAAAAAGTATTATAAGAAGATTTCAGTGGAGGCATATAATATTGATACACGCGAAGGACTCGCGCATTTTCTAGCGATACAGGATGAATATGCAAAAGAGGAACTCTGGAACCCGACACCACCGACGGTATTCATAGATGGCAAGTTCCTGAGTGGGAAAAAAGAGATTAAGAGGAAGTTGAAAAAGATAATTAAAGGTCTATGA